One Anguilla rostrata isolate EN2019 chromosome 15, ASM1855537v3, whole genome shotgun sequence genomic window, GGCAAATGTGTTGATGTAGGCTAACTTTTCCCTTCATCAAACTGGTAAGCATAACGAACTTTCTCTTAGCCTTGTTTAACAGTTAGTCTACGTAGCTAATGTTAGTTGGCTAAGTTGTAAGTGTCAAGATCTGTCAACATTGTCATTTGTATTAATTGAATTCTGTGTTGAAACATTAATGATAATCGTTGTATTTAAACACGACTGACCAGTAAAGCAGTTCCATTGTTAATTTGGAAAGATTTTCAATGAAGTGGCTAGTTATAGCCAGTCATGTAGAGGGTGTTATTATAGCAagctggctaatgttagctagcgaCCTGATTCCAAGTTGTGGATATGGCTTGCAAATTGTCTGATTATtgcaacattacatttacttgttTAGAACTTAACGAGCTTAGCTAGCACACTATTTATGTTAACAGTGATCGGTTTTTCACCCTTCCCGTCTCTTTAAACAGACATCAAGGCTCCGCAAACATGCCTCCTAAAAAGCATGACAAAGATGCCAAAGCGAACGTTTCCAGCTCTCTGGAGTCCGAAGACTTCAGTTTAGAAACCACAGTTCCCACCGAGGACATTTCCTCTTCAGACGAGAGAGATGGGGCGCAGAAAATCACAAGACAGTTAATTGAGAGAAAGGAGTTGCTCCACAATCTCCAGTTGTTGAAAATTGAGCTGTCGCAGAAAAATCTCATCATTGACAACCTCAAGGTGGACAATCTGACCAAGGTAAGGAGTTTTGTAGCTACATTCTCACAGAAAGATACAGATGTCTTAATGTTGCTGctcttacattaaaaataaactagcTACGTTTCAGAATGACCAAACTAAGTATACAGATAATacgtttttgtaaaaaataaaaaaaatgcaggtggtGTCTTTGTCTAAGGAGTAGATACCCAGTTGATTGAAGTGTATGACAATGAACTGTCCATATTCTATGGTTTCTCAAGATAAAGCATTATTAAGGATATTTTGGACCATTCGCTGTGACAGATTAATCCTACTGTGTAGTTCCAGATGGTGCTAGGCTCCATGGTGTAAACAGGCTATATCGACCATTTGATGGTCCAGCATCATATTAATTTGACTTGACATTCCCATTTTTGTCCAGTatctgtatatactgtatattgagcAACTTCATGCATCATTCTGTGCATTGCATGCGATATGTAATAATTTTTCAGAACTACGGTTCACCACCTTGCACCAGCACATGTCTCTGAACGCCACTGACAACGCTACGAGCAGAAGGGTGGTGATCATGACATGTCCTTGTCTAACACAGATTGAAGAACTGGAGGAGAGGCTCAATGATGCCCTTCATCAGAAACAGCTCCTGGCGTTACGGCTCGACAGCCAACTCAAGCTGCAGCAGGAAGAGAGCAGGTGAGTGTGAGCTCACGGCTTGTTTTCACTTCAGCCATGTTCTCATGGTCTGGTGCAAAAAGCAACACGAAACCTATCCTTTCCCTTAATGTGGCAGCTATGTACCAAATGGCTCAACTTGGACACTGGTaggtttttaataaatcatCCAAAACCGGACATTCCTTTTTTACAAACCCGACAATACTTCTGATTTTTTGTGAGTGTTCTACTCATGGGTAATGTGAAAATGGCCTAAATgtcctggaaaatattttgatcaGTTGATgaattcagtttaattcagcTTAATTGATGAGTTCAGTTTAATTGAAATCTTTTAACAGATTTGTCTTTGTcgaacaggaagcagcaggctttcaggaaacaggaaatggatggCATTTTGCTGCGTCAGAAGCAGCTGGAAGAGACCAACAGGCAGCTGAGTGAGAAAGCGGGAGACGTAAGACGCAGCCTCAGGGACCTAGAGCTGAGCGAGGGGAAGTACTGCGAGCTCAAGGACCTTCCAGAGGAAAGGCTCTCAATCCCAGAAtacgtgtctgtgagtgttccATCACAGCTTCGCTTATACTGCTCTATCAGCACGGATAGGGGGACGGGCCACGGCACCGGGCTCATGGAAAGGGGgacactatttatttatttgtatttaaaaatttatttgtttatttgaaaagggACAATGGACAGTTAGCAACTGCCCCAGAATTAGCTTGACAGCTAAATTTAATCTGTAGTCCCTTGGCAGGTAAAAAGCTGGTTaagttacaaaaaatatgtaGAAGCAGCAATTTGCAATAAGAATAGACAAGCAGTAAATTGCAAGAATGGACTGAGCTAAATCCAGGTAAGGATCCGGCACTAAAACTCAGCACCGGGGAGAGTTTGTGTAAGTTACCCTGGGTTTTTCATTGGTTTCCCTGTGGGATTCAGGTGCGGTTCTATGAGGTGGTGACTCCCCTGAGAACGCAGGTGAAGGAGCTTCAGGAGAAAAAGAACTCTCTGTCAGAAGACCTGGACAGCCACAGGAGCCAGATAAAGTCACTGATGGAGGTATGGATGAAACAGTGTCTGACATATTCCCATTTCCCACTGTCACtcaaatatacaaacacacacaaacaagcacatgcactcacacacacacacacacgtacgcacatatactcacacacacatacacacacacacggaaacacagaGTATACCCacaaaacagtatttttaaatgtgtaacatTATACAACTTAAGACCACACTTTTAATGAAACTAACAAACACTGAATGAGTTTAATTGGAAAGTGCGCCATGGTACTagtaagtaaaataataattttcaatcAAGAGTTTGTGACTGAATAGCTGCtatcatttgttttgttatattatTCAGCGACCGTTTGAGTGCAGTTGGAGAGCTTTCACAgcttctgtgtctgtttttgctcattttggTTCTGCTTCTTTCTAGAGCTATGAGGAGGAAAGAAGAATGCGCTCTGAGCTGGAGATCAGGAGTCAGCGCCTCACTCTTGAGCTGGCAGACACGAAGCAGCTCATCCAGGAGGGGGACTACAAGAGGGAGAACTACGGCAAAGTGAAACGGTGAGACCGGTGTTCCCCGTGGCACGACAGGACGGCCCTGTAGGCCGAAGCCTTGGGCAGCCTTCTGTCACAGACAGCAGAAAACGGGCTTTTCTGTGGACCTGGTTGTGTGAGGGAGGCCTGAGAGTGGACATGGGACTGGAGTAACATCACTCTCTAGCACCCACTCCTGGTCAGACCAGGCTACTGCGGACGGACAAGCCGAGAATGTGCTGCCGAGTTTGGGgttgataaaatattaataaataaaagaagtattcaaaaataaaccaagaaaattttttgtttttgtcattttttaattgtttgctctgtaatttgatttatttatttattgctttgtgCATGTTATGCACCCGTTTGCCAATGTCACAGTGGTCTGTGAGTCAGGTGGGATTGAGGTGGTTTTAATTATGTGTTCTCCTCCTTGCTGAAGGGAACGCGATGCCTTTGAGGCAGAGCTGAGTGACCTGAGGAGGAGGCTGGAAGTCCTGGATGTAGCGCACAGCGCTCAAACCAAGGAGAGAAATGACCTGAGCAAAGAGGTGAACTTAGAAGTGATGGACTGTCTACGCTAATGCTCTACGCCCGCATTACAGTGTACTTACGGCAAACCTAACGGCACATACTTACCttcttttgtacatttgtacacaGTGTTAGAGCatataatgagccagtaacCAACCACTGTTGGGCCAGGACACCTGTGCCATGTGTGTCCTCACAGAGGTTACAGCATAAACAacagtttttctctctctcactctgtctcactctctctctctgtctctgtccctctctcttttcccctctctctctctcactctctccctctttctctctcacactgtctctccccccctctttctctctctctccacccccctgcccccccctcaggtGGCCACCCTGCAGCAGTCTGTCACTCTGCTGCAGAAGGATAAGGAGTATCTGAACCGGCAGAACATGGAGCTCAGTGTGCGCTGTGCCCACGAGGAGGACCGACtggagaggttgcaggttcaactGGAGGACACCAAGAGGGCCAGGGAGGAGGCCTACGAGAAATACGTTGCGTCACGGTatggcggtggtggcggcggtgtggagggggggacaCAATGCCTCATGAGCAGGGAGAGGCCTAAGGCCTCAGTCCCTggggacactgctgctgtgattCAGAGAATGAGCGGTGGTGTGGCGGTTAGCCCTGTGGCCTCACAAGAACAGGTTCTGACTGGCCAGATCCTCTCTGTggggagtttgcgtgttctccccgtgttcgtgtGGGTTTCCTTCAGGAATGCCAGTTTGCTCCCACTCCAAAAGACACGCATGTCAGGTTaggtacgctgctgccactctggcctcagaactggagttggtccccgggcgctgcactgtggctgcccactgctcctaagcaGCCAGGGTGGGTTAAATGCAGATGACAGGTTACCCCACAGGGTTCATTACAGTGCATCTTATCTCATCTCTTATGAATTTTAAGACTCTGTTCTAGGAACCCTCCCTATTtattggttttcattccaaccgtATTAGCAACCTCTGAGTTGTAACCAGCTGTTAATGGTTCTTGGTAAGATACTTTCTCTAGCTATGCATGCACGTCAGGACTTTTAATCTGTCAGATacaattgctttcattttctgtaatgtgatgtatggTGATTGCTTATTTTTGGAAGATGTTacttatttaattgttttagtTGTATAGGATGACGGGCTAAATCAGTGGTGTCCTAATTGCTGAAAGCGTGATGGCTgtaactgtaatgtaaaaagagCACTCTCAATGGGTCTGCAAAGCACCGCATTTAGAGCCCAGCCCCAGCTGGGACTGGCCGTTTATCTCGGCCGCCGCTCGATGGGCTGCCCAcacaatgaatacatttcatattttgtaattACTGTAAACAGATCGATAACTATCATTCACAGTAACATAATTACATATTGGCCTGTATAAAGGCATGAATTGTACAGACAGtacgctttctttttttaacagagacCATTACAAAACGGAATATGAAAACAAGCTCCGCGATGAGCTGGAACAAATTCGGCTGAAAACGGGACACGAGATTGAGAGTCTTCAGAGAACGTCGAAAGAGATGTACGAGCGTGAAAACAGGTATGAATACTTGTTAGATCgatgcacattacattacagtgtataATAAGACTCCTTACCCACATATCCAAGTCCTGAAGGTTAAATTAATCTATGGGCCTAAAGTTACAAATAGTTTGACCTActatctcattaaaaaaaattaagactctttagcatttaaaaaagttacagAAAAGGATTTATTCTTTTACAAATTAATGTATAGCTTACTGAACAAGGTTAGTGCAAAACTGGGTCAACATTGTATGTAATTTAATGAGCTGAATCTATTCAAATTCAATGAGCAGTTGTGGTACATGTCCACTAGGGGCACACTTCATCGAAAGCGTGCACATTTCTCAGAGCAGTGTGTGGCATCAACTAAGTATATTCACTCAACAGAGAAATGAATAGGAAAGTTAAAGTATGACATTAAACAGCTGAAACTTATAGCTTATAACTTTAATTACTGTGCTGATTTGATTTGTCTTTCCTGTGTGAATGCGACTAGGAACCTGCGAGAAGCGAAAGACAACGCTTTGGTGGAGAAAGACAGAGCCGTCACAGCCGAGAGGGAAGCCACTGAAAAATACAGCCAGCTCCTGGATCAGTGAGTCTGCTCGCGTTTCTCACTGTGCATTCACTGCACTTTCACGTCCACTGAAGGAGCGCCTGTAGTGCCTGACACAGGTAGCAAGCTGCAGGTGAGGTGAAGTTTTACATGCATCCTAAGACACGTAGGAAagattaaaaaagtaataaaaataatagctgATAACCCCACTGTCTTCACTAAGTATTGCTGAGGAAGTTGAGTTGAAATTGAATTCTTTCATTATCCATATATGCAGGCTCACCaataagggagggggggaggggggtgatggggAAAGCGCTTCCAGGGGCCGTGTCATTGGGTaggctgtgtgtgcacgtttttatttttcttaatttaaacaaccccccccccagtccgcAAAGACAACTACAACCACCATCCCCCCCATTCTGTAATGCTAAGGGGTCCGGGGCTAATAGccatggaaggggggggggggggcggcgaatAAAATCTTGCTCAATGTCAGAGGCAGCCCTGCAGGTATACACTGTAGCAGGACAGATAGACTGTGCATGCATATAGCGGCCTCATGATGGTGCTCTTTAATGGTAGAATTGAGTATCCTTGATCTGATACGTGCTGCTTTTCCTGCGTGTGAGATGGTTTCACACTGCTAGCACCTGTCACATGTTCAAACAGCTATGTGTATAAACATATCGATTTAATATGTATGCACTTGCTAATGCATAGGATCATATGATCAGACTTCTTTGTGAACATGGGTAATAATTTATGAACATATTTGCAAGTTTTGAgattattaaataaatcaaatttaatttatgtaatttatatgATCCGTTTATAAACATGAAGTCTCATTTGAACATGGTAAGAGTGgtccttttattttaaatgggcaTGTTGCTAGGCTTTAACAGTTGCGCGGACTTCATACTGTAAGCATTTACGTATggatatatatttgtgtatctTAATATAATGTGATATGAAAGTGtattgtgaaatatttgttttaaatctcAGTGCATCACGTTTTTGGCAGATGCAGATACCATGAAAGGCACAAACTTGTACAGTCTGCcgttgatttttcttttttaaagaaaagggtTTGTGCGGTTAACAGAAGGTTTTGGCTGGCAGCTGAAGCGCAAGCTTGTGCGACCTGATGCATGACAGACCTACAGGCCGGCAGCTTCTGCTGCTGTTCATGATGCCTTCAAGAAAATGTGTCTTCTTTTGTGGCTATAACAATACGAGTGCCGTCATGGTTTGCAAGTTCTCACTAACACCTGAAAGACGGTCATCCGTGAGATGTTTACAAGGCACATTTCTCATGCAACGTTTATTCAGGCATTTGATAAACATTTAGGTCAGTTGGAAAAAATCTTATGCACTGTTACCAAATACATTGTAGGCTAATGCAACATAAAAGTCAGTAGACAGCATTTAAACATATTTGTTGTCCTTGCATTCAGAcatgaaggttttttttattccgcattattccaaattgggagaaaagtCCTAAAGAATTTGGGCTATAACTGCATTTGTCACCCACTGCTGAAAGTTGGTCCCACTGATGCTAAACACATCCTGTGCTGTTCCATTCTACCGTGCCCACTGGATCATTGTAGGGCCCACTGGATTATTGTAGGGCCCACTTGATTATTGTAGGGCTCACAGGATCATTGTAGGGCCCACAGGATTATTATAGGGCCCACTGGATTATTGTAGGGCCCACAGGATTATTATAGGGCCCACAGGATTATTGTAGGGCTCACAGGATCATTGTAGGGCCCACAGGATTATTGTAGGGCCCACTGGATTATTGTAGGGCCCACAGGATTATTGTAGGGCCCACAGGATTATTGTAGGGCCCACTGGATTATTGTAGGGCTCACAGGATTATTATAGGGCCCACTGGATTATTATAGGGCCCACTGGATTATTGTAGGGCCCACTGGGTCATTGTAGCTGCTGTCCTGCTTTTTAGGATTATCTGGGTGTAGTTTACTGACAAAACCATTATACGTTTAGTGCTACAATGCTGTGTGACCTCCATGAAAAGTCTCTCGCATAGAAAGAATTTTTTAATACTATGTTTCGTTTCAAATTTATCACTCGTCAGAGGGTATCATATTTCTAAGTGGTATTCTACGTGTGATTATACCAAGGGAGTTCGTCAAGTACAAAGAATTTCCTGGCGTCAGTtggtgaaaattattttactcatttttctGTCATCAGAACGTGAGAGTACAAGTAAAACCGGATTTTGTTGAGTAACTTGCAGCATATTGAGGAAAACTACACTGGATGCAATATCACTTTATGGGTGTGAAAGCATTTTGGGTGGTTTCATATTGA contains:
- the pibf1 gene encoding progesterone-induced-blocking factor 1 isoform X2; translation: MPPKKHDKDAKANVSSSLESEDFSLETTVPTEDISSSDERDGAQKITRQLIERKELLHNLQLLKIELSQKNLIIDNLKVDNLTKIEELEERLNDALHQKQLLALRLDSQLKLQQEESRKQQAFRKQEMDGILLRQKQLEETNRQLSEKAGDVRRSLRDLELSEGKYCELKDLPEERLSIPEYVSVRFYEVVTPLRTQVKELQEKKNSLSEDLDSHRSQIKSLMESYEEERRMRSELEIRSQRLTLELADTKQLIQEGDYKRENYGKVKRERDAFEAELSDLRRRLEVLDVAHSAQTKERNDLSKEVATLQQSVTLLQKDKEYLNRQNMELSVRCAHEEDRLERLQVQLEDTKRAREEAYEKYVASRDHYKTEYENKLRDELEQIRLKTGHEIESLQRTSKEMYERENRNLREAKDNALVEKDRAVTAEREATEKYSQLLDQFRQLQLGTDSRVAELLNQVKLKSFEVERAQMVLEETSKNLSQCQTECEKQQRKLEVLTKEFYGLQTSSEKRVTELQAQNAELRARLETYERLEQELDDVTMQAAEQNEDEAERVLFSYGYGANVPTTAKRRLKQSVHLARRLLQLEKQNTLLRRDLERQTAHVGQISEELEAANQLLQQAQQPYSYLIDTVQQRDGQIAALRKQVGQLEEDVRSLKRENTALQQVKNNMAADLERLLNHREELSVMKQVLISMHSGQNGGAAPPPRPEAASGTAVYAPRGTGLGTEDEEHGPKPKPTVFTNKEVPEWYKKLKQRTK
- the pibf1 gene encoding progesterone-induced-blocking factor 1 isoform X1 — its product is MPPKKHDKDAKANVSSSLESEDFSLETTVPTEDISSSDERDGAQKITRQLIERKELLHNLQLLKIELSQKNLIIDNLKVDNLTKIEELEERLNDALHQKQLLALRLDSQLKLQQEESRKQQAFRKQEMDGILLRQKQLEETNRQLSEKAGDVRRSLRDLELSEGKYCELKDLPEERLSIPEYVSVRFYEVVTPLRTQVKELQEKKNSLSEDLDSHRSQIKSLMESYEEERRMRSELEIRSQRLTLELADTKQLIQEGDYKRENYGKVKRERDAFEAELSDLRRRLEVLDVAHSAQTKERNDLSKEVATLQQSVTLLQKDKEYLNRQNMELSVRCAHEEDRLERLQVQLEDTKRAREEAYEKYVASRDHYKTEYENKLRDELEQIRLKTGHEIESLQRTSKEMYERENRNLREAKDNALVEKDRAVTAEREATEKYSQLLDQFRQLQLGTDSRVAELLNQVKLKSFEVERAQMVLEETSKNLSQCQTECEKQQRKLEVLTKEFYGLQTSSEKRVTELQAQNAELRARLETYERLEQELDDVTMQAAELENEDEAERVLFSYGYGANVPTTAKRRLKQSVHLARRLLQLEKQNTLLRRDLERQTAHVGQISEELEAANQLLQQAQQPYSYLIDTVQQRDGQIAALRKQVGQLEEDVRSLKRENTALQQVKNNMAADLERLLNHREELSVMKQVLISMHSGQNGGAAPPPRPEAASGTAVYAPRGTGLGTEDEEHGPKPKPTVFTNKEVPEWYKKLKQRTK